The following are from one region of the Vulpes vulpes isolate BD-2025 chromosome 14, VulVul3, whole genome shotgun sequence genome:
- the LZTS3 gene encoding leucine zipper putative tumor suppressor 3 isoform X4 produces the protein MAKLETLPVRADPGRDPLLAFAPRPSELGPPDPRLAMGSVGSGVAHAQEFAMKSVGTRTGGGGSQGSFPGSRSSGGGAGRERPSRYPSEDKALANSLYLNGELRGSDHTDVCGNVVGSSGGSSSSGGSDKAPPQYREPSHPPKLLATSGKLDQCSEPLVRPSAFKPVVPKNFHSMQNLCPPQTNGTPEGRQGPGGLKGGLDKSRTMTPAGGGGGGLSDSGRNSLTSLPTYSSSYSQHLAPLSASTSHINRIGTASYGSGSGGSSGGGSGYQDLGTSDSGRASSKSGSSSSMGRPGHLGSGEGGGGGLPFAACSPPSPSALIQELEERLWEKEQEVAALRRSLEQSEAAVAQVLEERQKAWERELAELRQGCSGKLQQVARRAQRAQQGLQLQVLRLQQDKKQLQEEAARLMRQREELEDKVCQKAGEISLLKQQLKDSQADVSQKLSEIVGLRSQLREGRASLREKEEQLLSLRDSFGSKQASLELSEAELPAACLKPALTPVDPAEPQDALATCESDEAKMRRQAGVAAAASLVSLDGEVDAGGDSGTRALRREVGRLQAELAAERRARERQGASFAEERRVWLEEKEKVIEYQKQLQLSYVEMYQRNQQLERRLRERGAAGGASTPTPQHGEEKKAWTPSRLERIESTEI, from the exons ATGGCGAAGCTGGAGACACTGCCTGTGCGCGCTGACCCAGGGCGGGATCCTCTCCTGGCCTTTGCCCCTCGGCCTTCTGAGCTCGGACCCCCAGACCCTCGCCTGGCCATGGGCAGTGTGGGCAGTGGGGTAGCCCACGCCCAGGAGTTCGCCATGAAGAGTGTGGGCACCCGCACAGGGGGTGGAGGCAGCCAGGGCAGTTTCCCTGGCTCGCGCAGCAGCGGGGGTGGAGCCGGCAGGGAGAGGCCAAGCCGCTATCCTTCAGAAGACAAGGCTCTCGCCAACTCCCTCTACCTCAACGGCGAGCTGCGGGGCAGTGACCACACTGATGTCTGTGGCAATGTGGTGGGCAGCAGTGGTGGCAGTAGCAGCAGCGGTGGCAGTGACAAGGCCCCACCACAGTATCGTGAGCCCAGCCATCCACCTAAGCTCTTGGCCACCTCTGGCAAACTAGACCAG TGCTCAGAGCCACTAGTTAGGCCTTCGGCCTTCAAACCTGTTGTACCCAAGAACTTCCACTCCATGCAGAACCTGTGCCCCCCGCAGACCAATGGTACTCCTGAGGGACGACAGGGTCCTGGTGGTCTCAAGGGTGGACTGGACAAGTCTCGGACCATGACcccagcaggtgggggtgggggcggcctcTCAGACTCAGGCCGGAACTCACTCACAAGCCTGCCCACCTACAGCTCCAGCTATAGCCAGCACCTGGCGCCCCTCAGTGCCTCCACCAGCCACATCAACCGCATTGGCACTGCCAGCTATGGTAGTggcagcggcggcagcagcggTGGTGGTTCGGGCTACCAGGACCTGGGGACCTCTGACAGTGGGCGGGCCTCCAGCAAGAGTGGGTCGTCCTCCTCCATGGGGCGGCCGGGCCATCTGGGAtcgggggagggaggaggtggaggcctGCCGTTCGCGGCCTGCTCACCACCCTCGCCCAGTGCTCTGATCCAGGAGCTAGAGGAGCGGCtgtgggagaaggagcaggaggtggCAGCTCTTCGGCGTAGCCTGGAGCAGAGCGAGGCAGCGGTGGCCCAGGTGCTGGAGGAGCGGCAGAAGGCGTGGGAGCGAGAGCTGGCCGAGCTGCGCCAGGGCTGCAGCGGGAAGCTGCAGCAGGTGGCCCGCCGTGCCCAGCGTGCCCAGCAGGGCCTACAGCTGCAGGTGCTGCGGCTGCAGCAGGACAAGAAGCAGCTGCAGGAGGAGGCAGCTCGGCTGATGCGGCAGCGGGAAGAGCTTGAGGACAAG gtgTGCCAGAAGGCGGGGGAGATCTCCCTCCTGAAGCAGCAGCTGAAGGACTCGCAGGCCGATGTGTCCCAGAAGCTGAGTGAGATCGTGGGGCTGCGCTCGCAGCTGCGGGAGGGCCGGGCTTCGCTgcgggagaaggaggagcagctgCTCAGTCTGAGGGACTCCTTTGGCAGCAAGCAGGCCAGCCTGGAGCTGAGTGAGGCCGAACTGCCCGCGGCCTGCCTCAAGCCGGCGCTGACGCCCGTAGACCCGGCGGAGCCCCAGGATGCCCTGGCCACATGCGAGAGCGACGAGGCCAAGATGCGCCGGCAGGCCGGGGTGGCGGCCGCTGCCTCGCTGGTGTCCTTGGACGGGGAGGTGGATGCTGGTGGGGATAGCGGGACGCGGGCCCTGCGGCGGGAGGTGGGGCGGCTGCAGGCCGAGCTGGCTGCTGAGCGGCGAGCCCGGGAGCGCCAGGGGGCCAGCTTCGCAGAGGAGCGCCGTGTGTGgctggaggagaaggagaaggtcATCGAGTACCAGAAGCAGCTGCAGCTGAGTTACGTGGAGATGTACCAGCGCAACCAGCAGCTGGAGCGGCGGCTTCGGGAGCGTGGGGCAGCGGGGGGTGCTAGcacacccaccccccaacacGGCGAGGAGAAGAAAGCCTGGACGCCCTCCCGCCTCGAGCGCATTGAGTCCACAGAAATCTGA
- the LZTS3 gene encoding leucine zipper putative tumor suppressor 3 isoform X1, translating into MAPADQASEGPRLEDPSATHPRGKCPPGLVMAKLETLPVRADPGRDPLLAFAPRPSELGPPDPRLAMGSVGSGVAHAQEFAMKSVGTRTGGGGSQGSFPGSRSSGGGAGRERPSRYPSEDKALANSLYLNGELRGSDHTDVCGNVVGSSGGSSSSGGSDKAPPQYREPSHPPKLLATSGKLDQCSEPLVRPSAFKPVVPKNFHSMQNLCPPQTNGTPEGRQGPGGLKGGLDKSRTMTPAGGGGGGLSDSGRNSLTSLPTYSSSYSQHLAPLSASTSHINRIGTASYGSGSGGSSGGGSGYQDLGTSDSGRASSKSGSSSSMGRPGHLGSGEGGGGGLPFAACSPPSPSALIQELEERLWEKEQEVAALRRSLEQSEAAVAQVLEERQKAWERELAELRQGCSGKLQQVARRAQRAQQGLQLQVLRLQQDKKQLQEEAARLMRQREELEDKVAACQKEQADFLPRMEETKWEVCQKAGEISLLKQQLKDSQADVSQKLSEIVGLRSQLREGRASLREKEEQLLSLRDSFGSKQASLELSEAELPAACLKPALTPVDPAEPQDALATCESDEAKMRRQAGVAAAASLVSLDGEVDAGGDSGTRALRREVGRLQAELAAERRARERQGASFAEERRVWLEEKEKVIEYQKQLQLSYVEMYQRNQQLERRLRERGAAGGASTPTPQHGEEKKAWTPSRLERIESTEI; encoded by the exons ATGGCCCCTGCAGACCAGGCCTCGGAGGGTCCCAGGCTTGAGGACCCGTCGGCCACCCACCCCCGTGGAAAG TGTCCCCCTGGCTTAGTCATGGCGAAGCTGGAGACACTGCCTGTGCGCGCTGACCCAGGGCGGGATCCTCTCCTGGCCTTTGCCCCTCGGCCTTCTGAGCTCGGACCCCCAGACCCTCGCCTGGCCATGGGCAGTGTGGGCAGTGGGGTAGCCCACGCCCAGGAGTTCGCCATGAAGAGTGTGGGCACCCGCACAGGGGGTGGAGGCAGCCAGGGCAGTTTCCCTGGCTCGCGCAGCAGCGGGGGTGGAGCCGGCAGGGAGAGGCCAAGCCGCTATCCTTCAGAAGACAAGGCTCTCGCCAACTCCCTCTACCTCAACGGCGAGCTGCGGGGCAGTGACCACACTGATGTCTGTGGCAATGTGGTGGGCAGCAGTGGTGGCAGTAGCAGCAGCGGTGGCAGTGACAAGGCCCCACCACAGTATCGTGAGCCCAGCCATCCACCTAAGCTCTTGGCCACCTCTGGCAAACTAGACCAG TGCTCAGAGCCACTAGTTAGGCCTTCGGCCTTCAAACCTGTTGTACCCAAGAACTTCCACTCCATGCAGAACCTGTGCCCCCCGCAGACCAATGGTACTCCTGAGGGACGACAGGGTCCTGGTGGTCTCAAGGGTGGACTGGACAAGTCTCGGACCATGACcccagcaggtgggggtgggggcggcctcTCAGACTCAGGCCGGAACTCACTCACAAGCCTGCCCACCTACAGCTCCAGCTATAGCCAGCACCTGGCGCCCCTCAGTGCCTCCACCAGCCACATCAACCGCATTGGCACTGCCAGCTATGGTAGTggcagcggcggcagcagcggTGGTGGTTCGGGCTACCAGGACCTGGGGACCTCTGACAGTGGGCGGGCCTCCAGCAAGAGTGGGTCGTCCTCCTCCATGGGGCGGCCGGGCCATCTGGGAtcgggggagggaggaggtggaggcctGCCGTTCGCGGCCTGCTCACCACCCTCGCCCAGTGCTCTGATCCAGGAGCTAGAGGAGCGGCtgtgggagaaggagcaggaggtggCAGCTCTTCGGCGTAGCCTGGAGCAGAGCGAGGCAGCGGTGGCCCAGGTGCTGGAGGAGCGGCAGAAGGCGTGGGAGCGAGAGCTGGCCGAGCTGCGCCAGGGCTGCAGCGGGAAGCTGCAGCAGGTGGCCCGCCGTGCCCAGCGTGCCCAGCAGGGCCTACAGCTGCAGGTGCTGCGGCTGCAGCAGGACAAGAAGCAGCTGCAGGAGGAGGCAGCTCGGCTGATGCGGCAGCGGGAAGAGCTTGAGGACAAGGTGGCCGCCTGCCAGAAGGAGCAGGCTGACTTCCTGCCCCGGATGGAGGAAACTAAGTGGGAG gtgTGCCAGAAGGCGGGGGAGATCTCCCTCCTGAAGCAGCAGCTGAAGGACTCGCAGGCCGATGTGTCCCAGAAGCTGAGTGAGATCGTGGGGCTGCGCTCGCAGCTGCGGGAGGGCCGGGCTTCGCTgcgggagaaggaggagcagctgCTCAGTCTGAGGGACTCCTTTGGCAGCAAGCAGGCCAGCCTGGAGCTGAGTGAGGCCGAACTGCCCGCGGCCTGCCTCAAGCCGGCGCTGACGCCCGTAGACCCGGCGGAGCCCCAGGATGCCCTGGCCACATGCGAGAGCGACGAGGCCAAGATGCGCCGGCAGGCCGGGGTGGCGGCCGCTGCCTCGCTGGTGTCCTTGGACGGGGAGGTGGATGCTGGTGGGGATAGCGGGACGCGGGCCCTGCGGCGGGAGGTGGGGCGGCTGCAGGCCGAGCTGGCTGCTGAGCGGCGAGCCCGGGAGCGCCAGGGGGCCAGCTTCGCAGAGGAGCGCCGTGTGTGgctggaggagaaggagaaggtcATCGAGTACCAGAAGCAGCTGCAGCTGAGTTACGTGGAGATGTACCAGCGCAACCAGCAGCTGGAGCGGCGGCTTCGGGAGCGTGGGGCAGCGGGGGGTGCTAGcacacccaccccccaacacGGCGAGGAGAAGAAAGCCTGGACGCCCTCCCGCCTCGAGCGCATTGAGTCCACAGAAATCTGA
- the LZTS3 gene encoding leucine zipper putative tumor suppressor 3 isoform X2, producing the protein MAPADQASEGPRLEDPSATHPRGKCPPGLVMAKLETLPVRADPGRDPLLAFAPRPSELGPPDPRLAMGSVGSGVAHAQEFAMKSVGTRTGGGGSQGSFPGSRSSGGGAGRERPSRYPSEDKALANSLYLNGELRGSDHTDVCGNVVGSSGGSSSSGGSDKAPPQYREPSHPPKLLATSGKLDQCSEPLVRPSAFKPVVPKNFHSMQNLCPPQTNGTPEGRQGPGGLKGGLDKSRTMTPAGGGGGGLSDSGRNSLTSLPTYSSSYSQHLAPLSASTSHINRIGTASYGSGSGGSSGGGSGYQDLGTSDSGRASSKSGSSSSMGRPGHLGSGEGGGGGLPFAACSPPSPSALIQELEERLWEKEQEVAALRRSLEQSEAAVAQVLEERQKAWERELAELRQGCSGKLQQVARRAQRAQQGLQLQVLRLQQDKKQLQEEAARLMRQREELEDKVCQKAGEISLLKQQLKDSQADVSQKLSEIVGLRSQLREGRASLREKEEQLLSLRDSFGSKQASLELSEAELPAACLKPALTPVDPAEPQDALATCESDEAKMRRQAGVAAAASLVSLDGEVDAGGDSGTRALRREVGRLQAELAAERRARERQGASFAEERRVWLEEKEKVIEYQKQLQLSYVEMYQRNQQLERRLRERGAAGGASTPTPQHGEEKKAWTPSRLERIESTEI; encoded by the exons ATGGCCCCTGCAGACCAGGCCTCGGAGGGTCCCAGGCTTGAGGACCCGTCGGCCACCCACCCCCGTGGAAAG TGTCCCCCTGGCTTAGTCATGGCGAAGCTGGAGACACTGCCTGTGCGCGCTGACCCAGGGCGGGATCCTCTCCTGGCCTTTGCCCCTCGGCCTTCTGAGCTCGGACCCCCAGACCCTCGCCTGGCCATGGGCAGTGTGGGCAGTGGGGTAGCCCACGCCCAGGAGTTCGCCATGAAGAGTGTGGGCACCCGCACAGGGGGTGGAGGCAGCCAGGGCAGTTTCCCTGGCTCGCGCAGCAGCGGGGGTGGAGCCGGCAGGGAGAGGCCAAGCCGCTATCCTTCAGAAGACAAGGCTCTCGCCAACTCCCTCTACCTCAACGGCGAGCTGCGGGGCAGTGACCACACTGATGTCTGTGGCAATGTGGTGGGCAGCAGTGGTGGCAGTAGCAGCAGCGGTGGCAGTGACAAGGCCCCACCACAGTATCGTGAGCCCAGCCATCCACCTAAGCTCTTGGCCACCTCTGGCAAACTAGACCAG TGCTCAGAGCCACTAGTTAGGCCTTCGGCCTTCAAACCTGTTGTACCCAAGAACTTCCACTCCATGCAGAACCTGTGCCCCCCGCAGACCAATGGTACTCCTGAGGGACGACAGGGTCCTGGTGGTCTCAAGGGTGGACTGGACAAGTCTCGGACCATGACcccagcaggtgggggtgggggcggcctcTCAGACTCAGGCCGGAACTCACTCACAAGCCTGCCCACCTACAGCTCCAGCTATAGCCAGCACCTGGCGCCCCTCAGTGCCTCCACCAGCCACATCAACCGCATTGGCACTGCCAGCTATGGTAGTggcagcggcggcagcagcggTGGTGGTTCGGGCTACCAGGACCTGGGGACCTCTGACAGTGGGCGGGCCTCCAGCAAGAGTGGGTCGTCCTCCTCCATGGGGCGGCCGGGCCATCTGGGAtcgggggagggaggaggtggaggcctGCCGTTCGCGGCCTGCTCACCACCCTCGCCCAGTGCTCTGATCCAGGAGCTAGAGGAGCGGCtgtgggagaaggagcaggaggtggCAGCTCTTCGGCGTAGCCTGGAGCAGAGCGAGGCAGCGGTGGCCCAGGTGCTGGAGGAGCGGCAGAAGGCGTGGGAGCGAGAGCTGGCCGAGCTGCGCCAGGGCTGCAGCGGGAAGCTGCAGCAGGTGGCCCGCCGTGCCCAGCGTGCCCAGCAGGGCCTACAGCTGCAGGTGCTGCGGCTGCAGCAGGACAAGAAGCAGCTGCAGGAGGAGGCAGCTCGGCTGATGCGGCAGCGGGAAGAGCTTGAGGACAAG gtgTGCCAGAAGGCGGGGGAGATCTCCCTCCTGAAGCAGCAGCTGAAGGACTCGCAGGCCGATGTGTCCCAGAAGCTGAGTGAGATCGTGGGGCTGCGCTCGCAGCTGCGGGAGGGCCGGGCTTCGCTgcgggagaaggaggagcagctgCTCAGTCTGAGGGACTCCTTTGGCAGCAAGCAGGCCAGCCTGGAGCTGAGTGAGGCCGAACTGCCCGCGGCCTGCCTCAAGCCGGCGCTGACGCCCGTAGACCCGGCGGAGCCCCAGGATGCCCTGGCCACATGCGAGAGCGACGAGGCCAAGATGCGCCGGCAGGCCGGGGTGGCGGCCGCTGCCTCGCTGGTGTCCTTGGACGGGGAGGTGGATGCTGGTGGGGATAGCGGGACGCGGGCCCTGCGGCGGGAGGTGGGGCGGCTGCAGGCCGAGCTGGCTGCTGAGCGGCGAGCCCGGGAGCGCCAGGGGGCCAGCTTCGCAGAGGAGCGCCGTGTGTGgctggaggagaaggagaaggtcATCGAGTACCAGAAGCAGCTGCAGCTGAGTTACGTGGAGATGTACCAGCGCAACCAGCAGCTGGAGCGGCGGCTTCGGGAGCGTGGGGCAGCGGGGGGTGCTAGcacacccaccccccaacacGGCGAGGAGAAGAAAGCCTGGACGCCCTCCCGCCTCGAGCGCATTGAGTCCACAGAAATCTGA
- the LZTS3 gene encoding leucine zipper putative tumor suppressor 3 isoform X3 codes for MAKLETLPVRADPGRDPLLAFAPRPSELGPPDPRLAMGSVGSGVAHAQEFAMKSVGTRTGGGGSQGSFPGSRSSGGGAGRERPSRYPSEDKALANSLYLNGELRGSDHTDVCGNVVGSSGGSSSSGGSDKAPPQYREPSHPPKLLATSGKLDQCSEPLVRPSAFKPVVPKNFHSMQNLCPPQTNGTPEGRQGPGGLKGGLDKSRTMTPAGGGGGGLSDSGRNSLTSLPTYSSSYSQHLAPLSASTSHINRIGTASYGSGSGGSSGGGSGYQDLGTSDSGRASSKSGSSSSMGRPGHLGSGEGGGGGLPFAACSPPSPSALIQELEERLWEKEQEVAALRRSLEQSEAAVAQVLEERQKAWERELAELRQGCSGKLQQVARRAQRAQQGLQLQVLRLQQDKKQLQEEAARLMRQREELEDKVAACQKEQADFLPRMEETKWEVCQKAGEISLLKQQLKDSQADVSQKLSEIVGLRSQLREGRASLREKEEQLLSLRDSFGSKQASLELSEAELPAACLKPALTPVDPAEPQDALATCESDEAKMRRQAGVAAAASLVSLDGEVDAGGDSGTRALRREVGRLQAELAAERRARERQGASFAEERRVWLEEKEKVIEYQKQLQLSYVEMYQRNQQLERRLRERGAAGGASTPTPQHGEEKKAWTPSRLERIESTEI; via the exons ATGGCGAAGCTGGAGACACTGCCTGTGCGCGCTGACCCAGGGCGGGATCCTCTCCTGGCCTTTGCCCCTCGGCCTTCTGAGCTCGGACCCCCAGACCCTCGCCTGGCCATGGGCAGTGTGGGCAGTGGGGTAGCCCACGCCCAGGAGTTCGCCATGAAGAGTGTGGGCACCCGCACAGGGGGTGGAGGCAGCCAGGGCAGTTTCCCTGGCTCGCGCAGCAGCGGGGGTGGAGCCGGCAGGGAGAGGCCAAGCCGCTATCCTTCAGAAGACAAGGCTCTCGCCAACTCCCTCTACCTCAACGGCGAGCTGCGGGGCAGTGACCACACTGATGTCTGTGGCAATGTGGTGGGCAGCAGTGGTGGCAGTAGCAGCAGCGGTGGCAGTGACAAGGCCCCACCACAGTATCGTGAGCCCAGCCATCCACCTAAGCTCTTGGCCACCTCTGGCAAACTAGACCAG TGCTCAGAGCCACTAGTTAGGCCTTCGGCCTTCAAACCTGTTGTACCCAAGAACTTCCACTCCATGCAGAACCTGTGCCCCCCGCAGACCAATGGTACTCCTGAGGGACGACAGGGTCCTGGTGGTCTCAAGGGTGGACTGGACAAGTCTCGGACCATGACcccagcaggtgggggtgggggcggcctcTCAGACTCAGGCCGGAACTCACTCACAAGCCTGCCCACCTACAGCTCCAGCTATAGCCAGCACCTGGCGCCCCTCAGTGCCTCCACCAGCCACATCAACCGCATTGGCACTGCCAGCTATGGTAGTggcagcggcggcagcagcggTGGTGGTTCGGGCTACCAGGACCTGGGGACCTCTGACAGTGGGCGGGCCTCCAGCAAGAGTGGGTCGTCCTCCTCCATGGGGCGGCCGGGCCATCTGGGAtcgggggagggaggaggtggaggcctGCCGTTCGCGGCCTGCTCACCACCCTCGCCCAGTGCTCTGATCCAGGAGCTAGAGGAGCGGCtgtgggagaaggagcaggaggtggCAGCTCTTCGGCGTAGCCTGGAGCAGAGCGAGGCAGCGGTGGCCCAGGTGCTGGAGGAGCGGCAGAAGGCGTGGGAGCGAGAGCTGGCCGAGCTGCGCCAGGGCTGCAGCGGGAAGCTGCAGCAGGTGGCCCGCCGTGCCCAGCGTGCCCAGCAGGGCCTACAGCTGCAGGTGCTGCGGCTGCAGCAGGACAAGAAGCAGCTGCAGGAGGAGGCAGCTCGGCTGATGCGGCAGCGGGAAGAGCTTGAGGACAAGGTGGCCGCCTGCCAGAAGGAGCAGGCTGACTTCCTGCCCCGGATGGAGGAAACTAAGTGGGAG gtgTGCCAGAAGGCGGGGGAGATCTCCCTCCTGAAGCAGCAGCTGAAGGACTCGCAGGCCGATGTGTCCCAGAAGCTGAGTGAGATCGTGGGGCTGCGCTCGCAGCTGCGGGAGGGCCGGGCTTCGCTgcgggagaaggaggagcagctgCTCAGTCTGAGGGACTCCTTTGGCAGCAAGCAGGCCAGCCTGGAGCTGAGTGAGGCCGAACTGCCCGCGGCCTGCCTCAAGCCGGCGCTGACGCCCGTAGACCCGGCGGAGCCCCAGGATGCCCTGGCCACATGCGAGAGCGACGAGGCCAAGATGCGCCGGCAGGCCGGGGTGGCGGCCGCTGCCTCGCTGGTGTCCTTGGACGGGGAGGTGGATGCTGGTGGGGATAGCGGGACGCGGGCCCTGCGGCGGGAGGTGGGGCGGCTGCAGGCCGAGCTGGCTGCTGAGCGGCGAGCCCGGGAGCGCCAGGGGGCCAGCTTCGCAGAGGAGCGCCGTGTGTGgctggaggagaaggagaaggtcATCGAGTACCAGAAGCAGCTGCAGCTGAGTTACGTGGAGATGTACCAGCGCAACCAGCAGCTGGAGCGGCGGCTTCGGGAGCGTGGGGCAGCGGGGGGTGCTAGcacacccaccccccaacacGGCGAGGAGAAGAAAGCCTGGACGCCCTCCCGCCTCGAGCGCATTGAGTCCACAGAAATCTGA